The stretch of DNA AGCGGGCCTTTGGGCAGCATGCCCTTCACCGCCGCGCGCACGACGCGGTCGGGGTGTCTCTCGATGAGGTAGCGCGCGCTGTCGGTGCGCAGGCCGCCGGGGTAGCCGGAGTGCCGGATGTATTCCTTCTTGTCGAGCTTGCGGCCAGTGAGTCGCACCCGGTTCGCGTTCACGACCACCACGAAGTCGCCGCCGTCGACATGCGGCGTGAAGGTCGGCTTGTGCTTGCCGCGCAGGATCGTGGCGACCCGCGACGCGAAGCGGCCCAGCACCTTGTCGCTGGCGTCGGCGATGAACCAGTGCCGCGAGACCTCGGCCTCCGAGATGCTGCGGGTGGGGTTCTTCGGGTTCGGCAAGACGGACCTCTCGCAAAGGAAGGGGAAAGGCGGGCATTGGGATATCTGAACCGCTGCCCGGGGTCAACTCCCGGGCTCGGGGTCGTAGGAGACGCGCTCGAGGCAGAGGCCGTGGGCCGCTGCCGTCGGGCCGGCGCGGGCCCGGTCGCGCGAGGCCAGCACCTCGGCGACCTCGCTGGGGGGCCGCCGCCCCTGCCCCACCTCGACCAGCGTTCCGGCGATGTTCCGCACCATGTGGCGCAGGAAGCTCCGCCCTTCCGCCTCGATCGAGATCTCGTCGCCGCGCCCGACCAGCTCGAGCCGATCGAGGCTACGGCGCGGGCTCTCGTCTTCGGGAACCCCGCCCGGGGCGCCCCGGAAGGCGCTGAAGTCGTGGCTTCCGAGAAGTGACTTCGCGGCCTCCGCCATGGCGGCCAGGTCGAGCGGTGCGCGCAGGTGCAGGTGCGTGCGGGCGCGCAGCGGGCTCGGCTCGGGCCGGTTCAGGATCCGGTACACGTAGAGCTTGGCGCGCGCATCGCGCCGCGCGTCGAAGTCGGGCCGGGCATCCGCGAGCTGGAGCACGGCCACGTCGCGGGGCAGCACGGCGTTCAGGCTGCGCTGGAGATCGGGAGGCGAAAGTCGCGTGTCCGAGTCGAAGTGCGCGACCTGGCCGCGCGCGTGCACGCCTGCGTCGGTCCGCCCCGCCGGAATCAAGCGGCGCTGTTCGCGCGTGATCTCGGCGATCGCCGCCTCGACCACGCCCTGCACGGTGCGCGCGTCGGGCTGGAGCTGGAAGCCCGCGAAGTCGGTGCCGTCGTACTCGAGCGTCATGCGCAGGCGGGGCACGGCCGCGAAGTATGCCCCGAGCGTCCGGTGCGCGCGTAGCCTGACCGACCGGAAGGGATTTCGCTGCCGGGCGCGGCTTACACGCTCTGGATCCAGCAGAGGGGCGCAAACCCGGTCGGCTACACACTCGACGTGCGCGTGCCCGAGCCCGCGACCCGGGCTGGCGCTCTGGGCCGCGGCGCTGACTCAGAGGCGAGTGAGTCGCACGCTCGCGTCCCACAGCGCGCGCGCGCGCTCGGCGTCGTAGGACTCCTTCGAGGACGCTGCCGCGCTCCAGCGGGTGTGCGACGGGAAATACTTCCCGGTGACTCCCGCGAGCGCCGGGTCGGTGACCATGCGCGCCAGCGCCTCGCCCGACCTGCGCTTGGTGCTGACTCCTGGATAGAAGGGGTGGATCGCAGCCGCGAGCCCCGGCGCGACCCGATGCCACAGGAACTGCAGCGCCGGGTGGTAGTCGCGCGCCAGTCCCGAGCCCGGCACCAGACCCGGCTCCCAGGCGTTCACCGTGATGCGCGCCGGATCGATGCGCCGCGCCAGCTCGTAGGCGAACCACACGTTGCACAGCTTGCTGTTCACGTAGGCCAGGAGGCCGTTGAACTCGCCCTTCTTCGGGCCGCCGGTGCGCGCGAGTGTCTCGAAGTCGTCGATCGCCGGGTGCGGCAGGCCGGTCTTCATGGCCGGGTCGTGCACGCCCGACGCCACCACCACGATGCGCGTCGGCGCGCGCTTGCCCAGCCGCTCGAGCAACAGGTTGGTGAGCAGGAAGTGACCCAGGTGATTCGCGGCGATCGTGAGCTCGAAGCCTTCGCTCGAGAGGCGGGGGCCCTTCATGAACTGGATGCCCGCGTTGCACACCAGCGCGTCGAGCGGCACGTCGGCGGACTCGATGCTCTGCGCGAGCGCGCGCACCGAGCCGAACTCGGACAGGTCGAGGTCGAGCACTTCGACCGCGCCGCCGATGTCGCGCGCCGCCGCGTCCGACGCCGCGCGGTTGCGGCTCGCGATCAAGACCCGCCAGCCGTCGCGCGCCAGCGCCCGCGCCGCCTCGAGACCGATGCCGGAGTTGCCGCCGGTGATCAGGACCGTGCCCGCCATGCGCTCAGTGTACTCCGATCGGAGGGTGGCTCTAATCCGAGCTAGACTGTTCTGGATTTGACTTTGTGTAACCATCGGGTTACAA from Myxococcota bacterium encodes:
- a CDS encoding SDR family NAD(P)-dependent oxidoreductase, encoding MAGTVLITGGNSGIGLEAARALARDGWRVLIASRNRAASDAAARDIGGAVEVLDLDLSEFGSVRALAQSIESADVPLDALVCNAGIQFMKGPRLSSEGFELTIAANHLGHFLLTNLLLERLGKRAPTRIVVVASGVHDPAMKTGLPHPAIDDFETLARTGGPKKGEFNGLLAYVNSKLCNVWFAYELARRIDPARITVNAWEPGLVPGSGLARDYHPALQFLWHRVAPGLAAAIHPFYPGVSTKRRSGEALARMVTDPALAGVTGKYFPSHTRWSAAASSKESYDAERARALWDASVRLTRL
- the truA gene encoding tRNA pseudouridine(38-40) synthase TruA produces the protein MPRLRMTLEYDGTDFAGFQLQPDARTVQGVVEAAIAEITREQRRLIPAGRTDAGVHARGQVAHFDSDTRLSPPDLQRSLNAVLPRDVAVLQLADARPDFDARRDARAKLYVYRILNRPEPSPLRARTHLHLRAPLDLAAMAEAAKSLLGSHDFSAFRGAPGGVPEDESPRRSLDRLELVGRGDEISIEAEGRSFLRHMVRNIAGTLVEVGQGRRPPSEVAEVLASRDRARAGPTAAAHGLCLERVSYDPEPGS
- the rplM gene encoding 50S ribosomal protein L13, with amino-acid sequence MPNPKNPTRSISEAEVSRHWFIADASDKVLGRFASRVATILRGKHKPTFTPHVDGGDFVVVVNANRVRLTGRKLDKKEYIRHSGYPGGLRTDSARYLIERHPDRVVRAAVKGMLPKGPLGRRMLSKLKIYPGAEHPHAAQKPTALEFTR